The Vicinamibacteria bacterium sequence GACTTCGTGCCCGGCCATTTGGAGGATCTTCTCGATGCGGTGGCGGGTGACGCGTTCGTCTTCGACCAGGAGGACTTTGGACATGGCTCAGTCTTTCATCGCCTCGTCGAGGGCCCGCTCGAGGCTCTTGGTTTCGTGGACGAGGGTTTGCAGGAGGCTCGAAGCATCGTCGAGGTCCCCGGTACGGGCGCGGCGCTCGAGCTCCCTCGCGAGGTCGAGGGCCCGCTTCGAGGCGAAGTTTCCGAGAGCGCCGATGAACGCATGCGCCGATGTGGCGAGCTTTCTTGCTTCACGGCCTCGGATGGCGTCTCCCATGGTCTCCAGCATCTCGTGGGAGTCTTCTTTGAAGAGCTGGATGAGCTCCTGGAGCAATCCCCGGTCTCCTCGGACGCCCGCGAGGAGCTCTTCGATCTCGAGCACCGGCGCGTCGTTCTTCTCGATGGGAGAGACCTCGGAACGTCGCTCGATCGAGAAGCGGGCGGCGAGCCCTTCCATGGTATCGAGCAGCTCCTCGAAACGGATCGGTTTCGAGACGTAGGCGTCCATGCCCGCGTCGAAGCACATGTCCCGGTCCTCGTTCATGGCATAGGCGGTGAGGGCGATGACGGGAATATGGGCGCCGGAACGTGCCTCGCGGTCTCGAATCAGCTCCGTGGCCTGGAGTCCGCTCATTCCCGGCATCTGGACGTCCATGAGCACGAGGTCGAATCGACCGGGGGTCTCGAGCGCGTCGAGTGCCTCCTGGCCGGTGGAGACGGACTCGACCGTGTAACCTTGTTTCGCCAGCAGCCGTTCCACCAGCTCGCGATTGACGGCGTTGTCCTCGGCCAAGAGGATGTTCAAGCCGCCTCGCGGACGGGGCGCCTTCGCGGATTCCGTCCGCTTTCCCGAGACCTCCTCGTCGGTGGCACGGCCGAAGCGCAGCGTGAAGTGGAAGGCGCTTCCTTGGCCCGGAACGCTCTCGAGCCAAATCCGACCGGCCATCATGGAGGCCAGGTGAGCCGAGATCGCCAGGCCGAGTCCGGTGCCCCCGTATTTCCTCGCCATTGCCTGATTGGCCTGAGCGAAGGCCTCGAACACCATTTGCTGCTTGCTTTCGGGAATACCGATTCCGGAATCGGCCACGATGAAGTGGAGCTCGACTTCGTCGAGGGCAACCGATACGCTCTTCACGTCGAGCTTGACCCAGCCTTCCTCGGTGAACTTCAGTGCGTTGCCGATGAGGTTCACCAGGATCTGGCGAAGCCGTCGCGGGTCGCCGAGGAGATGATCGGGGACGGCGGCATCGATGTTCGAGGAGAGGTCGAGTCCTTTCTCACGAGCCCTCATCTCGAGGATCTTGACTGTCGCTCCCACGGTATCGCGAAGCGAGAAGGGGACGTAGTCGATGGCCAGCTTGCGGGCCTCGATCTTGGAAAAATCGAGGATGTCGTCGAGAAGCTCCAAGAGCGCTTCGGCAGAGTCCTTGACGGTTATGAGATGGTCCCGCTGCTCCTCGTCGAGGTCGGATTGCAAGGTGAGCTCGGTCATGCCGATGATCGCGTTCATCGGCGTTCGGATCTCGTGGCTCATGTTGGCGAGAAACTCGCTCTTGGCGCGGGTCGCATCCTCGGCGAACCGTTTCGCCTGATCGAGCTCGTCCACGAGCTGCGTGAGCCGGCGCGCGTTCTCCTCTTCGGCGCGTTTCGCCTGCTCGAGATCGCGGGCATATCGCCTCAGCGCCTCTTCGGCGCGCTTTCGCTCGGTGATGTCTCGAGCGACGGCGTAGACCAGACCCGATTCGACCGAGACCGCCGTGTTCCAGGACAGCCATTTGTAAGAGCCGTCGCCACAGCGGTACCGGTTCTCGAACGAGATCACGTCCGAGCCCGCACGGAGGCTGGAGGCGGCCTCCACCGTCGCTTCCAGATCGTCGGGGTGTACGAAATCGAGGTAGGGCTTCGCCAGCAGCTCTCCGCGCGAATAGCCCAGCGTTTTCTCCCATGCCGGGTTGACGTGCTTGAAGTTGTACTCGTGGTCGGCAACGCAAAGGAGGTCGAGTGAGAGCTCGAAGAACTGGTCGAGCTCCCCGCGGGCGTGATCGCGCTCGACCAGGGCACGGGTAAGATCGACGAGCTTGCGGCGCTCCTCCATTCGGCTCACCACCTGACGGGCGAGTGCGGTGAGGAGCCCGCGCTGCTCGCTGTCGAGGGAGCGTGGCGCTCGGTCGGCGACGCAGAGTGTACCGAGCGCGAGACCATCTGCGGTTACGAGGGGCGCGCCGGCGTAAAAACGGATCCGCGGCTCGGCGATCACCGACGGGTTCGTTCGGAAACGCTCGTCGGCGAGCGTATCGGGAACCTCCATCACGTCGGTGTCGAGGATCGCGTGGGAGCAGAATCCGTGCTCGCGCGGGGTTTCGGTCAGCGCGATGCCACGCGCCGACTTGTACCACTGCCGCTGCTCGTCCACCAAGGTGATGACGGCGATGGGGGTACGGCAGACGTAGGACGCGAGCAGGGTCAGGTCATCGAAACCCTCCTCGGGAGGCGTATCGAGGATCTGGTAACGTCCGAGAGCTTCGAGCCGGGCCATCTCGTTGGCGGGAACCGGTATCTTCATTTCTCGAGCCATCGAAGCGCGTCGTCGATGTTCTCGGCCCACCCGAACCGATCGCTCAGGTGGACCATTTCGATGAGCTTGCGCATCTTGTCGTTGGCATTCATCAAGAGGAGTTTCCCGCCACGACCGTTAACGGACACGTAATGATGGACGAGGATCCCGATGCCCACGCTGTCGAACCAGCTCACCCCTTCGAGATCGATGATGTTGCGCACTTTGCGCTCACGCGAAAGCTTATCTAGGGTCGCGCGTAACTCGGCCGCGGGCTTGCCATCCACGATGGATCCGCGAATGCGAACGAGCGTCACATCGGTCGAGCCGACGGGAGTAACCTCGATTTCCATTGCCGCCGCCGTCGTTAATGTACAGCATCAGGCAACGGGCATCCACCGAGGCAGCGGGTATCCAGGCCGGGGAAGGGGAAACCGTTCTTGGCCGGCGCGCCAGCGACTCCGACGCCTGATTCGGGACGCAACCCGGGCGACCGAGGGTATTGACGATGAGCTCGAGCATCGACTAATAACTACTTACCGACTTGGGAATCGAGAGAAAGGGGAGAAATCATGAAGGATACCCCGAAAGGCTGGCCGAGGATCTCTTCGGCGCTTTTCTACGATGACGCCCCCAAAGCCATAGACTGGCTGTGCCAGAGCTTTGGATTCGAGGTGCGATTGAAGGTCGAGGGCGAAGGCGGACGAATCGAGCATTCCGAGCTCGTCCTCGGAGAGGGTCTGATCATGGTGGGCTCCACGCGGAGAACCGACCGGGCGCATCGCTCGTACTGCGCGAGCCCACGCTCTCTCGACGGAGCCAACACCCAGAGTCTATGCGTTTACGTAGATGACGTCGATGCTCATTGCGAGCGGGCCCGTGCTGCAGGCGCCGACATCCTGGAGGGGCCCGAGACCCACGATTACGGGGAAGAGTATTGGGCGGATCGCGGCTACCACTGTGCCGATCCGGAAGGCCACCACTGGTGGTTCGTGCAGCGGGTTCGAGAACCGGGAGCGCGATGAAGACCCTGGGACATGACGCGAGATACCAGTACGGAGACGATTGACGAGTGAGGCAGGAAGACAATCTGGGCTTCTGGTGCTCGAAGGCGACCGGCAGGTTTCCGCAACGCACCGCCCTCATCGATCTCTCGCGGTCGAGCCCGCGCGAAGTCACATACCGTGAGCTGGACGAACGCATGAACCGTGTGGCGAGCCTCGTGCGCTCGCGAGGCATGGGGCCGGGCGATCGCCTCGCCATGGCGATTGGAAACCGGTTCGAGTTCATCGAGATCTTGTACGGTGCGATGCGCGCCGGCGTGGTCCCGGTTCCGCTGAACACGAAGCTCGGCGCGGAGAGCCTCGAGTACATTCTCCGCGACGCGTCTTGCGTTGGCGCATTCGTCGAGCCCTCGTGTAGTCGCTTCGTCGTCGAGGTCACGAACCGGCTCGGACTCGACCATCGATTCGCCTTCGATCCGGTGCCGGATGGGTGGCTCGACTACGAGGAGTGGCTTCTCCGTCAAGATCCCACTCCCGAGTCCACCGAGCTTCCGCGGAATCACCCGGCTTTCCAGCCCTACACGTCGGGCTCCACCGGAAAGCCGAAAGGCGTCGTGCTGACACATGAGGGACAGCTCTGGTGGGTCCGCTGCCTCGAAAGATACTGGCCCGAGAAATCGAACGCTCGGGCGCTCGCGGCGGTACCCCTTTATCACAAGAACGCGATGGCGGGCGCGGTGAAGCCGCTTCTCCAGGCCGGGGGAACCGTGGTCATCCTGCCGGATTTCGAGCCGCGTCGTTTTCTCCGGACCCTTTCGAAGTATCGCTGCACCCAGGCTTCGGGGGTGCCGGCCGTCTTCACGAAGCTCTTGCAAGAAGAGGATCTCATCGCCAGTTTGGATTTTTCCCATCTCGAGAGCTTGAACATCGGCTCGGCACCCGTGCCCGAAGAGCTGATGTCCGCGGTCCAACGGGCTTTCGGCGTCAAGGTCACCGAAAGCTACGGTCTCACCGAGGGGGGGCCGGTCATGATCGGCCCTCCGATAGATGGCAGGGAGACTCCTCGAGGCAGTTGTGGCCTTGCCTGGCCCGAAGGGGAAGTGAAGCTCGTCGACGCGACCGGCAAAGAGAGCTCGAGCCAAGGCGAGCTCTGGGTACGAAACCTCGGAGTCACACCCGGCTATCACAATCTGGCCGACGTCAACGCCGAGAGGCTCCGGGACGGCTGGCTCGCCACTGGCGATCTCTTCTCCCGCGATTCGCAGGGATTCTTCTACTTCCGGGGTCGATGCGACGACATGTTCAACTGCGGCGGCGAGAACGTATACCCGAAGGAGGTCGAGAACCTCCTGCTCTCACACCCGGCCGTTTTCGATGCCGCCGTCGTTCCGCTTCGGCATTCCGTCAAGGGACACGTGCCAGTTGCGATGGTAATGAGCCGAACCGGAGCCGAAGGACTCGACGAGAGCACGCTCAAGAAGCACTGTCTCGACAACGGGCCCGCCTACGCGCACCCTCGCCGGGTCCTGGTCGTGGAGTCCCTTCCTCTGAATGGAGCAGGCAAGGTCGACCGTGTGGTGGTACAACATATCCTCGAGCAGGCTTTCGGAGCGGAAATGAAGGAGACCAGTCGATGAGGGGGAACATCTC is a genomic window containing:
- a CDS encoding response regulator, whose amino-acid sequence is MKIPVPANEMARLEALGRYQILDTPPEEGFDDLTLLASYVCRTPIAVITLVDEQRQWYKSARGIALTETPREHGFCSHAILDTDVMEVPDTLADERFRTNPSVIAEPRIRFYAGAPLVTADGLALGTLCVADRAPRSLDSEQRGLLTALARQVVSRMEERRKLVDLTRALVERDHARGELDQFFELSLDLLCVADHEYNFKHVNPAWEKTLGYSRGELLAKPYLDFVHPDDLEATVEAASSLRAGSDVISFENRYRCGDGSYKWLSWNTAVSVESGLVYAVARDITERKRAEEALRRYARDLEQAKRAEEENARRLTQLVDELDQAKRFAEDATRAKSEFLANMSHEIRTPMNAIIGMTELTLQSDLDEEQRDHLITVKDSAEALLELLDDILDFSKIEARKLAIDYVPFSLRDTVGATVKILEMRAREKGLDLSSNIDAAVPDHLLGDPRRLRQILVNLIGNALKFTEEGWVKLDVKSVSVALDEVELHFIVADSGIGIPESKQQMVFEAFAQANQAMARKYGGTGLGLAISAHLASMMAGRIWLESVPGQGSAFHFTLRFGRATDEEVSGKRTESAKAPRPRGGLNILLAEDNAVNRELVERLLAKQGYTVESVSTGQEALDALETPGRFDLVLMDVQMPGMSGLQATELIRDREARSGAHIPVIALTAYAMNEDRDMCFDAGMDAYVSKPIRFEELLDTMEGLAARFSIERRSEVSPIEKNDAPVLEIEELLAGVRGDRGLLQELIQLFKEDSHEMLETMGDAIRGREARKLATSAHAFIGALGNFASKRALDLARELERRARTGDLDDASSLLQTLVHETKSLERALDEAMKD
- a CDS encoding anti-sigma factor antagonist (This anti-anti-sigma factor, or anti-sigma factor antagonist, belongs to a family that includes characterized members SpoIIAA, RsbV, RsfA, and RsfB.), with the protein product MEIEVTPVGSTDVTLVRIRGSIVDGKPAAELRATLDKLSRERKVRNIIDLEGVSWFDSVGIGILVHHYVSVNGRGGKLLLMNANDKMRKLIEMVHLSDRFGWAENIDDALRWLEK
- a CDS encoding VOC family protein, which produces MKDTPKGWPRISSALFYDDAPKAIDWLCQSFGFEVRLKVEGEGGRIEHSELVLGEGLIMVGSTRRTDRAHRSYCASPRSLDGANTQSLCVYVDDVDAHCERARAAGADILEGPETHDYGEEYWADRGYHCADPEGHHWWFVQRVREPGAR
- a CDS encoding class I adenylate-forming enzyme family protein gives rise to the protein MRQEDNLGFWCSKATGRFPQRTALIDLSRSSPREVTYRELDERMNRVASLVRSRGMGPGDRLAMAIGNRFEFIEILYGAMRAGVVPVPLNTKLGAESLEYILRDASCVGAFVEPSCSRFVVEVTNRLGLDHRFAFDPVPDGWLDYEEWLLRQDPTPESTELPRNHPAFQPYTSGSTGKPKGVVLTHEGQLWWVRCLERYWPEKSNARALAAVPLYHKNAMAGAVKPLLQAGGTVVILPDFEPRRFLRTLSKYRCTQASGVPAVFTKLLQEEDLIASLDFSHLESLNIGSAPVPEELMSAVQRAFGVKVTESYGLTEGGPVMIGPPIDGRETPRGSCGLAWPEGEVKLVDATGKESSSQGELWVRNLGVTPGYHNLADVNAERLRDGWLATGDLFSRDSQGFFYFRGRCDDMFNCGGENVYPKEVENLLLSHPAVFDAAVVPLRHSVKGHVPVAMVMSRTGAEGLDESTLKKHCLDNGPAYAHPRRVLVVESLPLNGAGKVDRVVVQHILEQAFGAEMKETSR